The proteins below are encoded in one region of Pseudomonas putida NBRC 14164:
- the uppS gene encoding polyprenyl diphosphate synthase produces MEKTKPVAPSSVPRHVAIIMDGNNRWAKKRLLPGVAGHKAGVDAVRAVIEVCAKSGVEVLTLFAFSSENWQRPAEEVGALMELFFSALRREAKRLNENNISLRIIGDRSRFHPELQAAMREAEALTAGNNRFILQIAANYGGQWDIAQAAQRLAREVQAGHLRPEDITPGLLQTCLATGELPLPDLCIRTGGEHRISNFLLWQLAYAELYFSDLYWPDFKHEAMRNALADFASRQRRFGKTSEQVEAGARA; encoded by the coding sequence ATGGAAAAGACCAAGCCAGTGGCGCCGTCCTCGGTGCCGCGTCATGTCGCGATCATCATGGATGGCAACAACCGCTGGGCGAAAAAACGCCTGCTGCCCGGCGTTGCCGGGCACAAGGCGGGTGTCGACGCCGTTCGCGCGGTCATCGAGGTGTGTGCCAAGTCCGGGGTCGAGGTATTGACCCTGTTCGCGTTCTCCAGCGAAAACTGGCAGCGCCCCGCCGAAGAGGTCGGTGCGCTGATGGAGCTGTTCTTCTCGGCCCTGCGCCGTGAAGCCAAGCGCCTCAACGAGAACAACATCAGCTTGCGCATCATCGGTGACCGTTCGCGCTTCCATCCCGAGTTGCAGGCTGCCATGCGCGAAGCCGAAGCGCTGACCGCCGGCAACAACCGCTTCATCCTGCAGATCGCGGCCAACTACGGTGGCCAGTGGGACATCGCCCAGGCCGCCCAGCGGCTGGCGCGGGAAGTGCAAGCCGGGCACCTGCGTCCGGAAGACATCACCCCGGGCCTGCTGCAGACCTGCCTGGCAACCGGCGAGTTACCTCTGCCGGACCTGTGTATTCGTACCGGTGGCGAGCACCGCATCAGCAATTTTCTGTTGTGGCAGCTGGCCTACGCCGAGTTGTACTTCTCCGACCTGTACTGGCCGGACTTCAAACACGAGGCCATGCGCAATGCCCTGGCCGATTTCGCTTCGCGCCAGCGCCGCTTTGGTAAGACCAGCGAGCAGGTCGAGGCTGGAGCTCGTGCTTAA
- a CDS encoding phosphatidate cytidylyltransferase: protein MLKQRIITALILLPIALGGFFLLNGGDFALFIGFVVTLGAWEWARLAGLMTQPLRIAYAAVVAGALMLLYILPELAPWVLGAAVIWWGLATWLVLTYPRSSELWASAACRLLIGLLVLLPAWQGLVLLKHWPLGNWLILSVMVLVWAADIGAYFSGRAFGKRKLAPQVSPGKSWEGVYGGLAVSLAITLAVGISRDWGFGQILLGLLGAALLVMSSVVGDLTESMFKRRSGIKDSSNLLPGHGGVLDRIDSLTAAIPIFAVLLWAAEWGVM, encoded by the coding sequence ATGCTTAAACAACGCATCATTACCGCGCTGATCCTGCTGCCGATTGCGCTGGGTGGCTTCTTCCTGCTCAACGGCGGGGATTTCGCCCTGTTCATCGGCTTCGTGGTGACCCTTGGAGCCTGGGAGTGGGCGCGCCTGGCCGGGTTGATGACCCAGCCGCTGCGCATCGCCTATGCCGCGGTGGTCGCCGGAGCGCTGATGTTGCTGTACATCCTTCCGGAGCTGGCGCCCTGGGTGCTGGGTGCCGCGGTGATCTGGTGGGGGCTGGCCACCTGGCTGGTGCTTACCTACCCGCGCAGCAGCGAGCTGTGGGCCAGCGCGGCCTGCCGGTTGCTGATCGGCCTGCTGGTATTGCTGCCGGCCTGGCAGGGGCTGGTGCTGCTCAAGCACTGGCCGCTGGGCAACTGGCTGATCCTGTCGGTCATGGTGCTGGTGTGGGCTGCCGATATTGGCGCCTACTTCTCTGGCAGGGCTTTCGGCAAGCGCAAGCTGGCCCCGCAGGTCAGCCCGGGCAAGAGCTGGGAAGGCGTGTATGGCGGCCTGGCAGTCAGCCTGGCAATTACCTTGGCGGTCGGCATCAGCCGCGACTGGGGTTTCGGCCAGATCCTGCTGGGCCTGCTGGGTGCTGCGCTGCTGGTCATGTCCTCGGTGGTCGGTGACCTGACAGAGAGCATGTTCAAGCGCCGTTCCGGCATCAAGGACAGCAGCAACCTGCTGCCTGGCCATGGCGGCGTGCTCGACCGCATTGATAGCCTTACTGCGGCGATCCCGATTTTCGCCGTGCTGTTGTGGGCTGCCGAATGGGGTGTGATGTGA
- the bamA gene encoding outer membrane protein assembly factor BamA produces MKRLLLTAVMSALMIAEVHAESFTISDIRVNGLQRVSAGSVFGALPLNVGDQADDRRLVDSTRSLFKTGFFQDIQLNRDGNVLIINVVERPSVSSIEIEGNKAISTEDLMKGLKQSGLAEGEIFQRATLEGVRNELQRQYVAQGRYSAEVDAEVVPQPRNRVALKIKINEGTVAAIQHINIVGNNVFDDDTLGQLFELKTTNWLSFFKNDDKYAREKLSGDLERLRSYYLDRGYINMDIASTQVSITPDKKHVYITVNINEGEKYTVRDVKLSGDLKVPEDQVKSLLLVQPGQVFSRKVMTTTSELITRRLGNEGYTFANVNGVPQPNDQDHTVDIMFVVDPGKRAYVNRINYRGNTKTEDEVLRREMRQMEGGWASTYLIDQSKTRLERLGFFKEVNVETPAVPGTDDQVDVNYSVEEQASGSITASVGFAQSAGLILGGSISQSNFLGTGNKVSIGLTRSEYQTRYNFGFVDPYFTADGVSLGYNAFYRSTDYDDLDVDVASYAVDSLGAGVSLGYPISETSRLTYGLSVQQDKIKTGKYTVDEIFDFLDQEGENFLNFKASIGWSESTLNKGVLATRGHSQSLTLESTIPGSDLSFFKLDYRGQLFQPINNDYTLRLHTELGYGDGYGSTSGLPFYENYFAGGFNSVRGFKDSSLGPRSTPSRGADDPNGKPGTIRDPDQDPLPFGGNVLVQGGVELLFPLPFVKDQRSLRTSVFWDVGNVFDTNCGNKPDCEKVGFSGMASSVGLGVTWITALGPLSFSLAMPVKKPDDADTQVFQFSLGQTF; encoded by the coding sequence ATGAAACGTCTGCTGCTAACTGCGGTCATGTCCGCACTGATGATCGCTGAAGTTCACGCCGAGTCCTTCACCATCTCCGATATTCGCGTCAACGGCCTGCAGCGGGTTTCCGCTGGCAGTGTCTTCGGTGCCTTGCCGCTGAACGTCGGCGATCAGGCCGATGACCGCCGCCTGGTGGACTCGACCCGTTCCCTGTTCAAGACCGGGTTCTTCCAGGACATCCAGCTGAACCGCGATGGCAATGTGCTGATCATCAACGTGGTCGAGCGCCCGTCGGTGTCGAGCATCGAGATCGAAGGCAACAAGGCGATCAGCACCGAAGACCTGATGAAGGGCCTGAAACAATCGGGCCTGGCCGAAGGCGAGATCTTCCAGCGTGCCACCCTTGAAGGTGTGCGTAACGAGCTGCAGCGCCAGTACGTGGCCCAGGGCCGCTATTCGGCCGAGGTCGACGCCGAAGTCGTGCCGCAGCCGCGCAACCGCGTGGCGCTGAAGATCAAGATCAACGAAGGCACCGTCGCTGCCATCCAGCACATCAACATCGTTGGCAACAACGTGTTCGATGATGACACCCTGGGCCAGCTGTTCGAGCTGAAGACCACCAACTGGCTGTCGTTCTTCAAGAACGACGACAAGTATGCCCGCGAAAAACTGTCCGGTGACCTGGAGCGCCTGCGTTCCTACTACCTGGACCGCGGCTACATCAACATGGACATCGCCTCCACCCAGGTGTCCATCACGCCAGACAAGAAACACGTCTACATCACCGTCAACATCAACGAAGGCGAGAAGTACACCGTTCGCGACGTGAAGCTGTCCGGTGACCTGAAAGTGCCGGAAGACCAGGTCAAGTCGCTGCTGCTGGTGCAGCCGGGCCAGGTGTTCTCGCGCAAGGTGATGACCACCACCTCCGAGCTGATCACCCGTCGTCTGGGCAACGAAGGCTACACCTTCGCCAACGTCAACGGCGTGCCACAGCCGAACGACCAGGACCACACGGTCGACATCATGTTCGTGGTCGACCCGGGCAAGCGTGCCTACGTCAACCGCATCAACTACCGCGGCAACACCAAGACCGAAGACGAAGTGCTGCGTCGCGAAATGCGCCAGATGGAAGGCGGCTGGGCTTCGACCTACCTGATCGACCAGTCCAAGACCCGCCTGGAGCGCCTGGGCTTCTTCAAGGAAGTCAACGTCGAGACCCCGGCGGTGCCAGGTACTGACGACCAGGTCGACGTCAACTACAGCGTCGAAGAGCAAGCCTCCGGCTCGATCACCGCCAGCGTCGGTTTCGCCCAGAGCGCGGGCCTGATCCTCGGTGGTTCGATCAGCCAGAGCAACTTCCTGGGTACCGGTAACAAGGTGTCCATCGGCCTGACCCGTTCGGAATACCAGACCCGCTACAACTTCGGCTTCGTGGACCCCTACTTCACTGCCGATGGCGTCAGCCTGGGTTACAACGCCTTCTACCGCAGCACCGACTACGACGACCTCGACGTCGATGTGGCCAGCTATGCGGTGGACAGCCTGGGTGCCGGCGTCAGCCTTGGCTACCCGATCAGCGAAACCTCGCGCCTGACCTACGGCCTGAGCGTGCAGCAGGACAAGATCAAGACCGGTAAGTACACCGTTGACGAGATCTTCGATTTCCTTGACCAGGAAGGCGAGAACTTCCTGAACTTCAAGGCCTCGATCGGCTGGTCCGAGTCCACCCTCAACAAAGGCGTGCTGGCCACCCGTGGTCACTCGCAAAGCCTGACCCTGGAATCCACCATTCCGGGCAGCGACCTGTCGTTCTTCAAGCTCGACTACCGTGGTCAGCTGTTCCAGCCGATCAACAACGACTACACCCTGCGCCTGCACACCGAGCTGGGCTATGGTGATGGTTATGGCAGCACCTCGGGCCTGCCGTTCTACGAGAACTACTTCGCCGGTGGCTTCAACTCTGTCCGTGGCTTCAAGGACAGCAGCCTTGGCCCGCGCAGCACCCCGAGCCGTGGGGCAGACGATCCCAACGGTAAGCCGGGTACTATCCGTGACCCGGACCAGGATCCGTTGCCGTTCGGTGGCAACGTGCTGGTGCAGGGCGGTGTCGAGTTGCTGTTCCCGCTGCCGTTCGTCAAGGACCAGCGTTCGCTGCGCACCTCCGTGTTCTGGGACGTGGGTAACGTGTTCGACACCAATTGCGGCAACAAGCCTGATTGCGAGAAAGTCGGCTTCTCGGGCATGGCCAGTTCGGTCGGCTTGGGTGTGACCTGGATTACCGCACTGGGCCCGTTGAGCTTCAGCCTGGCAATGCCGGTCAAGAAGCCGGACGATGCCGATACCCAGGTGTTCCAATTCTCTCTGGGCCAGACCTTCTAA
- the fabZ gene encoding 3-hydroxyacyl-ACP dehydratase FabZ: MMDINEIREYLPHRYPFLLVDRVTDLDFEAQSIRAYKNVSINEPFFNGHFPAHPIMPGVLIIEAMAQAAGILGFKMLDAKPADGTLYYFVGSDKLRFRQPVLPGDQLVLEAKFLSRKSMIWKFECRALVDGKPVCSAQITCAERSL; this comes from the coding sequence ATGATGGACATCAACGAGATTCGCGAATACCTGCCTCACCGTTACCCGTTCCTGCTGGTGGACCGGGTGACGGATCTGGACTTCGAGGCCCAGAGCATTCGTGCCTACAAGAATGTCAGCATCAACGAGCCGTTCTTCAACGGCCATTTCCCGGCGCACCCGATCATGCCGGGCGTTTTGATCATTGAAGCCATGGCCCAGGCGGCCGGCATCCTCGGTTTCAAGATGCTCGATGCCAAACCCGCTGATGGCACCCTGTACTACTTCGTCGGTTCCGACAAGCTGCGCTTCCGTCAGCCGGTACTGCCGGGTGACCAGTTGGTGCTGGAAGCCAAGTTCCTCAGCCGCAAGAGCATGATCTGGAAGTTTGAATGCCGCGCCCTGGTCGACGGCAAACCGGTTTGCTCGGCACAGATCACATGCGCGGAACGCTCCCTATGA
- the pyrH gene encoding UMP kinase: protein MAQQGSGHQARYKRILLKLSGEALMGSEEFGIDPKVLDRMALEVGQLVGIGVQVGLVIGGGNLFRGAALSAAGMDRVTGDHMGMLATVMNALAMRDALERANITAIVMSAISMVGVTDHYDRRKAMRHLNAKEVVIFAAGTGNPFFTTDSAACLRAIEIDADVVLKATKVDGVYTADPFKDPHAEKFDHLTYDEVLDRKLGVMDLTAICLCRDHKMPLRVFNMNKPGALLNIVHGGAEGTLIEEVQK, encoded by the coding sequence ATGGCTCAGCAGGGCAGTGGTCATCAGGCTCGCTATAAACGCATTCTACTCAAACTTAGCGGCGAGGCCCTGATGGGCTCGGAAGAGTTCGGGATCGACCCAAAAGTCCTGGATCGCATGGCGCTGGAAGTCGGCCAACTGGTCGGCATCGGTGTTCAGGTAGGTCTGGTGATCGGTGGTGGCAACCTGTTCCGTGGTGCGGCGCTCAGTGCAGCCGGCATGGACCGCGTCACCGGTGACCACATGGGCATGCTGGCGACCGTAATGAACGCCCTGGCCATGCGCGACGCGCTGGAGCGGGCGAACATTACCGCCATTGTCATGTCGGCTATTTCCATGGTTGGCGTGACCGATCACTATGATCGCCGCAAAGCCATGCGCCACCTGAACGCCAAAGAAGTCGTAATTTTCGCTGCCGGTACCGGCAACCCGTTCTTCACCACCGACTCTGCTGCCTGCCTGCGCGCCATCGAAATCGATGCCGACGTGGTATTGAAGGCAACCAAGGTCGATGGTGTATACACTGCTGATCCATTCAAGGACCCGCATGCCGAGAAGTTCGATCATCTGACCTACGATGAAGTGCTGGATCGCAAGCTGGGTGTGATGGATCTGACGGCAATCTGTCTCTGCCGCGACCACAAGATGCCGTTGCGCGTCTTCAATATGAACAAGCCCGGCGCCCTGCTGAACATCGTGCACGGCGGCGCGGAAGGAACCCTGATCGAGGAAGTTCAAAAATGA
- the lpxA gene encoding acyl-ACP--UDP-N-acetylglucosamine O-acyltransferase, with protein sequence MNSIDPRAIIDPSAKLADGVEVGPWSIVGPDVEIGEGTVIGPHVVLKGPTRIGKHNRIFQFSSIGEDTPDLKYKGEPTRLVIGDHNVFREGVTIHRGTVQDRAETTVGDHNLIMAYAHIGHDSVIGNHCILVNNTALAGHVHVGDWAILSGYTLVHQYCHIGAHAFSGMGTAIGKDVPAFVTVFGSPAEARSMNFEGMRRRGFSDEVIHVLRRCYKIVYRQGLTVEDALKELAEMAAKHPEVELFRQSIVNSARGITR encoded by the coding sequence ATGAATTCGATTGATCCTCGGGCCATTATCGACCCGTCGGCCAAGCTGGCCGATGGTGTCGAGGTCGGCCCTTGGTCGATCGTTGGCCCCGATGTGGAAATCGGGGAGGGTACCGTTATCGGCCCGCATGTTGTGCTCAAAGGGCCGACTCGCATCGGCAAGCACAACCGTATCTTTCAGTTTTCCTCGATTGGCGAAGATACCCCGGACCTCAAGTACAAGGGTGAACCGACGCGCCTGGTGATCGGCGATCACAATGTGTTCCGCGAAGGGGTGACCATCCACCGCGGCACCGTCCAGGACCGTGCGGAAACCACCGTGGGCGACCACAACCTGATCATGGCCTATGCCCACATCGGCCACGACAGCGTCATTGGCAACCACTGCATCCTGGTCAACAACACGGCCCTGGCCGGCCATGTGCACGTAGGCGACTGGGCGATCCTGTCCGGCTATACCCTGGTGCATCAGTACTGCCATATCGGTGCCCACGCGTTTTCCGGCATGGGCACGGCTATCGGCAAGGACGTCCCGGCCTTCGTCACCGTGTTCGGCAGCCCGGCCGAAGCCCGCAGCATGAACTTCGAGGGCATGCGCCGCCGCGGTTTCAGCGACGAGGTGATCCACGTGCTGCGCCGTTGCTACAAGATTGTCTATCGTCAGGGCCTGACCGTCGAAGACGCGCTCAAGGAGCTGGCCGAAATGGCCGCGAAACACCCTGAGGTCGAACTGTTCCGTCAGTCGATCGTGAATTCCGCCCGCGGCATCACCCGCTGA
- the rseP gene encoding RIP metalloprotease RseP: MTALYMIIGTLVALGVLVTFHEFGHFWVARRCGVKVLRFSVGFGTPLLRWHDRHGTEFVVAAIPLGGYVKMLDEREGDVPPALADQSFNRKSVGQRIAIVAAGPIANFLLAILFFWVLAMLGTQQVRPVIGTVDAGSLAASAGLTAGQEIVSIDGKPTNGWSAVNLQLVRRLGESGTLQVGVRDEGATAERQLQVKLDSWLKGADEPDPIQSLGLHPWRPAMVPVLAEIDPKGPAAAAGLKTGDKLLSVDGVPVTEWQQVVDSVRARPDAKVVVRVERDGAALEVPVTLARKGEGKAAGGYLGAGVKGGEWPASMLREISYGPLEAVGEGLSRTWNMSVLTLESLKKMLFGELSVKNLSGPITIAKVAGASAQSGVGDFLNFLAYLSISLGVLNLLPIPVLDGGHLLFYLVELARGRPLSDRVQGWGVQIGISLVIGVMLLALINDLGRL, from the coding sequence ATGACAGCGCTCTACATGATTATCGGCACCCTCGTGGCTTTGGGTGTGCTGGTCACTTTCCATGAATTCGGCCACTTCTGGGTGGCACGCCGCTGCGGCGTCAAGGTGCTGCGCTTCTCGGTGGGCTTCGGCACGCCGCTGCTGCGCTGGCATGACCGCCATGGCACCGAGTTTGTGGTCGCAGCAATTCCGCTGGGCGGCTACGTGAAGATGCTCGACGAGCGCGAGGGCGATGTGCCGCCTGCGCTGGCTGATCAGTCGTTCAACCGCAAGTCTGTGGGCCAGCGTATCGCGATTGTCGCGGCGGGCCCGATTGCCAACTTCCTGCTGGCCATCCTGTTCTTCTGGGTGCTGGCGATGCTGGGTACCCAGCAGGTCCGTCCCGTGATCGGTACGGTCGATGCTGGCAGCCTGGCAGCATCGGCCGGGCTGACCGCAGGTCAGGAAATCGTTTCTATCGACGGCAAGCCGACCAACGGTTGGTCGGCGGTCAACCTGCAGCTGGTTCGTCGCCTGGGCGAAAGCGGCACATTGCAGGTTGGCGTGCGCGACGAAGGCGCCACAGCCGAGCGCCAGCTGCAGGTCAAGCTGGACAGCTGGCTCAAGGGTGCTGACGAGCCGGACCCTATCCAGTCCTTGGGGCTGCACCCTTGGCGCCCGGCGATGGTGCCGGTGCTGGCCGAGATTGATCCGAAGGGGCCGGCTGCCGCTGCTGGCCTCAAGACAGGCGACAAGCTGCTGAGCGTCGATGGCGTGCCGGTGACGGAATGGCAGCAGGTCGTCGACAGCGTGCGTGCCCGCCCGGATGCCAAAGTGGTCGTGCGTGTGGAGCGCGACGGCGCTGCCCTGGAAGTGCCGGTGACCCTGGCGCGCAAGGGTGAGGGCAAGGCTGCCGGTGGCTATCTTGGCGCCGGGGTAAAAGGTGGCGAATGGCCTGCCAGCATGCTCCGCGAAATCAGCTACGGCCCGCTCGAGGCAGTGGGTGAGGGCTTGTCCCGTACCTGGAACATGAGCGTGCTGACCCTTGAATCGCTGAAGAAAATGCTGTTCGGGGAGCTCTCGGTAAAAAACTTGAGTGGACCGATAACCATTGCTAAAGTGGCGGGCGCTTCAGCCCAGTCCGGCGTGGGGGATTTCCTGAATTTCCTGGCCTACCTGAGCATAAGCCTGGGGGTTCTTAACTTGCTGCCCATCCCGGTACTGGATGGGGGGCATTTGCTGTTTTACCTGGTCGAGTTGGCGCGCGGTCGTCCGCTGTCAGATCGGGTGCAAGGTTGGGGGGTCCAGATCGGTATCAGTTTGGTCATAGGGGTGATGTTGCTCGCCCTGATCAACGATCTGGGTCGACTATAA
- a CDS encoding OmpH family outer membrane protein: MRKLAQLAVVAAALVATPAFAEMKVAVLNYQMALLESDAAKKYAVDAEKKFGPQLTKLKSLESSAKGIQDRLIKGGDKMQQQERERLELEFKQKARDFQFQSKELNEAKAVADRDMLKQLKPKLDGAVEEVIKKGGFDLVLERGAVIDVKPQYDITRQVIERMNQAR, from the coding sequence GTGCGTAAATTGGCTCAACTGGCCGTAGTGGCCGCGGCGCTGGTCGCCACCCCGGCATTCGCCGAAATGAAGGTTGCCGTGCTGAACTATCAGATGGCCCTGCTCGAATCGGATGCCGCCAAGAAATACGCGGTCGATGCCGAGAAGAAGTTCGGTCCGCAACTGACCAAGCTGAAAAGCCTCGAAAGCAGCGCCAAGGGCATCCAGGACCGTCTGATCAAGGGCGGCGACAAGATGCAGCAGCAGGAGCGTGAGCGCCTGGAGCTCGAGTTCAAGCAAAAGGCCCGTGACTTCCAGTTCCAGTCCAAGGAACTGAACGAAGCCAAAGCCGTTGCTGACCGCGACATGCTCAAGCAACTGAAGCCGAAGCTGGATGGTGCTGTCGAGGAAGTGATCAAGAAGGGCGGTTTCGACCTGGTCCTCGAGCGTGGTGCGGTCATCGATGTCAAACCTCAGTACGACATCACCCGCCAGGTCATCGAGCGCATGAACCAAGCCCGTTGA
- the ispC gene encoding 1-deoxy-D-xylulose-5-phosphate reductoisomerase codes for MSRPQRITVLGATGSIGLSTLDVIARHPDRYQVFALSGYSRIDELLALCVRHRPAFAVVPSAEAAVRLRETLAAAGCATEVLEGEAGLCQVASAAEVDAVMAAIVGAAGLRPTLAAVEAGKKVLLANKEALVMSGALFIEAVRRSGAVLLPIDSEHNAIFQCMPGDYARGLSAVGVRRILLTASGGPFRETPVEALLDVTPEQACAHPNWSMGRKISVDSASMMNKGLELIEACWLFDAAPAKVEVVVHPQSVIHSLVDYVDGSVLAQLGNPDMRTPIANALAWPERIDSGVAPLDLFAIARLDFQAPDEQRFPCLRLARQAAEAGNSAPAVLNAANEVAVEAFLERRIRFPEIAGMIEQVLDQEPVVPLPSLDAVFAADQRARELSREWLRRHGR; via the coding sequence GTGAGCCGCCCGCAACGTATTACCGTACTCGGGGCGACCGGCTCCATCGGCCTGAGCACGCTGGATGTGATTGCGCGCCACCCTGATCGCTATCAGGTATTCGCCCTCAGCGGGTATTCGCGGATCGACGAGTTGCTGGCCCTGTGTGTACGCCATCGCCCTGCGTTCGCGGTAGTCCCGAGTGCCGAGGCGGCCGTGCGGCTGCGCGAAACCCTTGCAGCGGCCGGCTGCGCCACCGAGGTGCTGGAAGGCGAGGCCGGGCTTTGCCAGGTGGCTTCGGCAGCGGAAGTGGATGCAGTGATGGCAGCGATTGTCGGTGCCGCCGGCCTGCGCCCGACCTTGGCTGCCGTGGAGGCGGGCAAAAAGGTGTTGCTGGCCAACAAGGAAGCCCTGGTGATGTCAGGTGCGCTGTTCATCGAGGCAGTGCGGCGCAGCGGCGCCGTATTGTTGCCGATCGATAGCGAGCACAATGCGATCTTCCAGTGCATGCCTGGCGACTACGCTCGCGGCCTGAGCGCGGTTGGCGTACGCCGGATACTGCTGACAGCTTCCGGTGGCCCGTTCCGCGAGACACCGGTCGAGGCGTTGCTCGATGTGACGCCGGAGCAGGCCTGTGCGCACCCCAACTGGTCCATGGGGCGCAAGATTTCTGTGGATTCGGCCAGCATGATGAACAAGGGGCTCGAACTGATCGAGGCTTGCTGGTTGTTCGATGCCGCGCCGGCCAAGGTCGAGGTGGTGGTACACCCACAGAGTGTCATCCACTCCCTGGTCGATTACGTGGACGGCTCGGTATTGGCGCAGCTGGGTAACCCGGACATGCGCACGCCCATCGCCAATGCCCTGGCCTGGCCTGAGCGCATCGATTCCGGGGTGGCTCCGCTGGACCTGTTTGCCATTGCTCGCCTGGATTTCCAGGCGCCCGACGAACAGCGCTTCCCTTGCCTGCGCCTGGCGCGGCAGGCTGCCGAGGCCGGCAACAGCGCACCCGCCGTACTCAATGCGGCCAACGAAGTGGCGGTCGAGGCATTTCTTGAGCGGCGTATCCGCTTCCCGGAGATCGCGGGTATGATCGAACAGGTGCTCGATCAGGAGCCCGTTGTGCCGCTGCCGTCGCTGGACGCGGTGTTCGCCGCCGACCAGCGTGCCCGGGAGCTTTCCCGTGAGTGGCTGAGGCGTCACGGTCGCTGA
- the lpxD gene encoding UDP-3-O-(3-hydroxymyristoyl)glucosamine N-acyltransferase, with amino-acid sequence MSVTMTLGQLAEALGATLKGPEALQITGLATLQEAGPGQLSFLANPQYRKYLDNCQAGAVLLKAADAESFAGNALIVADPYQAYARISHLFDPKPKAVAGIHPSAVVAEDAQVDASASIGPFAVIESGARIEADVCIGAHCFIGARCVVGEGGWLAPRVTLYHDVVIGKRVVIQSGAVIGGEGFGFANEKGIWRKIAQIGGVTIGDDVEIGVNTAVDRGALSDTRIGDGVKLDNQIQIAHNVQIGDHTAMAACVGISGSTRIGKHCMLAGGVGLVGHIDICDNVFVSGMTMVTRSITEPGSYSSGTAMQPLADWRKSAARIRQLDDMAKRLQQLEKRVDTVTSGGLPTSEG; translated from the coding sequence ATGAGTGTGACCATGACGCTAGGCCAGCTGGCCGAGGCCCTCGGTGCCACCCTCAAGGGGCCCGAGGCGTTGCAGATTACCGGGCTGGCCACCTTGCAGGAGGCAGGCCCCGGTCAATTGAGCTTCCTCGCCAACCCGCAGTACCGCAAGTACCTGGATAACTGCCAGGCGGGTGCGGTATTGCTCAAGGCTGCGGATGCCGAAAGTTTCGCTGGCAATGCCCTGATCGTGGCCGACCCGTACCAGGCGTATGCGCGTATTTCCCACTTGTTCGACCCCAAACCCAAGGCTGTGGCGGGAATCCATCCCAGCGCCGTGGTGGCTGAGGACGCGCAGGTGGACGCCAGCGCCAGCATCGGGCCGTTCGCGGTGATCGAAAGCGGTGCGCGCATCGAGGCTGACGTCTGCATCGGCGCGCATTGCTTCATCGGTGCCCGTTGCGTTGTAGGTGAAGGCGGCTGGCTGGCGCCGCGGGTGACGTTGTATCACGACGTCGTGATCGGCAAGCGCGTGGTCATCCAGTCGGGTGCTGTGATCGGCGGCGAAGGCTTCGGCTTTGCCAATGAGAAGGGTATCTGGCGCAAGATCGCCCAGATCGGCGGCGTCACCATTGGTGATGACGTGGAAATCGGCGTCAATACTGCCGTCGACCGTGGTGCGCTGTCCGACACGCGGATCGGCGACGGGGTCAAGCTCGACAACCAGATCCAGATCGCCCACAACGTGCAGATCGGTGACCACACGGCCATGGCCGCTTGTGTGGGCATTTCCGGCAGTACGCGCATCGGCAAGCATTGCATGCTGGCCGGGGGCGTGGGCCTGGTAGGGCACATTGATATTTGCGATAACGTATTTGTTTCAGGGATGACAATGGTAACCCGTTCGATCACTGAACCCGGTTCCTATTCATCCGGCACAGCCATGCAGCCTTTGGCTGACTGGCGCAAGAGCGCTGCGCGGATCCGCCAGCTGGATGACATGGCCAAGCGTCTTCAGCAGCTGGAAAAACGCGTCGATACCGTGACCTCAGGTGGCCTGCCGACATCAGAAGGCTGA
- the frr gene encoding ribosome recycling factor: MINDIKKDAQDRMGKSIEALGRHLAAIRTGRAHPSILDSVKVTAWGSEMPLNQVAAISVEDARTLKIVAHDKNLSAAIEKAILTSDLGLNPSSAGTTIRVPMPALTEETRKGYTKQASGVCEDAKVAVRNVRRDALADLKKLTKDKEISEDEERRAADEIQKLTDKFVAEVDAAFKAKEKDLMAV; the protein is encoded by the coding sequence ATGATCAACGACATCAAGAAAGACGCCCAGGACCGCATGGGCAAGTCCATCGAGGCGCTGGGTCGTCACCTGGCGGCGATCCGTACCGGTCGTGCCCACCCAAGCATCCTGGACAGCGTCAAAGTCACTGCCTGGGGTAGCGAAATGCCGCTGAACCAGGTCGCTGCGATCAGCGTCGAAGATGCCCGCACCCTGAAGATTGTCGCTCACGACAAGAACCTCAGCGCTGCCATTGAGAAGGCCATTCTAACCTCCGACCTGGGCCTGAACCCGTCCAGCGCCGGCACCACCATTCGTGTGCCGATGCCAGCCCTGACCGAGGAAACCCGCAAGGGTTACACCAAGCAGGCCAGCGGCGTGTGCGAGGATGCCAAGGTAGCTGTGCGCAACGTGCGCCGCGACGCCCTGGCCGACCTGAAGAAGCTGACCAAGGACAAGGAAATCAGCGAGGACGAAGAACGTCGCGCCGCTGACGAGATCCAGAAGCTTACCGACAAGTTCGTTGCCGAAGTCGATGCCGCCTTCAAGGCCAAGGAAAAGGACCTGATGGCCGTCTAA